A window of Vicinamibacteria bacterium contains these coding sequences:
- a CDS encoding PadR family transcriptional regulator gives MPRSLGPAQIQVLEAVASGVGYGFDVMETTTLPSGTVYPALSRLEKAGLVRSRWESAGIAHREKRPQRRYYEVTPAGLEVLAEALRRYQTLARSLARTVKEST, from the coding sequence ATGCCTCGATCCCTGGGACCCGCTCAGATCCAGGTATTGGAAGCCGTCGCGAGCGGCGTCGGCTATGGCTTCGATGTCATGGAGACGACCACGCTTCCGAGCGGCACCGTCTACCCAGCGCTTTCCCGACTCGAGAAAGCCGGCTTGGTGCGCTCACGTTGGGAGAGCGCGGGCATCGCTCATCGGGAGAAACGACCGCAAAGGCGCTACTACGAGGTGACGCCGGCCGGTCTCGAGGTCCTTGCGGAAGCCCTCAGGCGCTATCAAACGCTCGCGAGGTCTCTCGCGCGAACGGTCAAGGAGTCGACGTGA